The following are from one region of the Andrena cerasifolii isolate SP2316 chromosome 1, iyAndCera1_principal, whole genome shotgun sequence genome:
- the LOC143370346 gene encoding uncharacterized protein LOC143370346: MQLSRHREKKFICDQCLHYFGSAEKLEAHTVDCREMNDCAILLPSQDNNWLSFDGYGRKERLPFVVYADLECIIEKTENVQKDAGEHKLCTYQKHKVHSIGYYMHCSYDGSLSAYRYYRDVDCVSWFVKELKNFADFAKQILANNVPMEKLTKDQWRAFHSAKHCHICEKPFKADDKRVRDHCHLSGRFRGPAHSKCNLNYKNAFYIPIVFHNLSGYDSHFIIEEIAIAFEGGVDVLPVTKEKYISFTRNVEDTTEESDSRNCIKLRFIDSYKFLNTSLDKLASFLSADKFKILRSEFETLSIEDFNLLTRKGVFPYEYLDCANKLQDSCLPPRESFYSSLTGETVSETDYAHAENVWQRFGIRTLGEYSDLYLKTDM, from the exons atgcagttgagcaggcacagagaaaagaaattcatctgtgatca gtgtctgcactactttggatccgctgagaagttggaggcccacacAGTGGATTGCCGAGAGATGAACGACTGCGCCATTCTGCTGCCTAGCCAGGACAACAATTGGCTCAGTTTCGATGGCTACGGCAGGAAGGAAcgactccccttcgtggtgtacgccgatctagaGTGCATCATTGAGAAAACGGAGAATGTCCAGAAGGATGCGGGGGAGCACAAATTGTGCACGTACCAGAAACATAAGGTGCATAGTATtggctattatatgcattgctcgtacgatggaTCGTTATCAGCATATCGATATTATCGCGATGTGGATTGCGTTTCTTGGTTCGTGAAAGAGCTGAAAAATTTTGCGGATTTTGCTAAACAGATCCTGGCCAATAATGTTCCCATGGAAAAGTTGACGAAAGACCAGTGGAGGGCATTTCACAGCGCGAAGCATTGCCACATTTGTGAAAAGCCATTCAAGGCTGATGATAAACGAGTgcgcgatcattgccatctatccggacggtttagaggccccgcacattcgaagtgcaatttaaattataaaaacgcgttttacatcccaatagttttccataatttatccggctatgattcgcattttattatcgaggaaatagctatcGCTTTCGAAGGCggcgttgacgtattgcccgtaactaaagaaaaatatatttcattcacgagaaatgtcgaagatacgactgaagaatcagactcgcgaaattgtattaaattgcgattcatcgattcgtacaaatttctcaataccagtctcgacaaattagcatcttttcttagcgcagataaattcaaaattttacgatccgaatttgaaacattatccatcgaagatttcaatttattgacgcgaaagggtgtatttccatacgaataccttgattgcgcgaacaagctgcaggattcatgcttaccaccgcgcgagtcattctacagttcgttaacgggtgagactgtatctgAGACCGATTACGCACACGCCGAGaatgtctggcagcgtttcgggattagaaccttgggcgaatacagcgatttgtatttgaaaacagat atgtaa
- the LOC143369476 gene encoding uncharacterized protein LOC143369476 has translation MIAKPNFHSSVFSENLIAVELRKLEVKFNKPIYVGMCILDISKICLYEFHHEYMSPPHGENCKNLYTDTDSLIYHIQWDDIYETMKHNIDRFDRSDYPIGNPYNMPRLNKKVPRLIKDENNGMVMTEFVGLRAKMYALRVDGKKDTKKAKGVKTNVIARTITFDDYAQCLQKEIEMVRRQSCIRSKLHKVYTISESKIALSPYDDKLYIVPDSTDTLPWGHYKIPL, from the coding sequence atgatcgcgaaaccgaatttccacagcagtgttttttcggaaaatttaatagctgttgaattgcgaaaactcgaggtgaaattcaacaaaccgatatatgtgggtatgtgcattttggacatatcaaaaatttgtttgtacgaatttcatcatgAGTACATGTCTCCCCCGCAcggagaaaattgtaaaaatctaTATACAGACACAGACAGCCTCATTTATCACATTCAATGggatgatatctacgagaccatgaaacacaatatcgatagattcgacagaagcgattatcctatcggcaatccatataatatgccccgcttaaataagaaggttccgagGCTGAtaaaggacgaaaataatgggatggtaatgaccgaattcgtaggtcttagagcgaaaatgtatgcacttcgcgtagacggtaaaaaagatacgaaaaaagcgaaaggcgtcaagaccaacgtcatagccagaacgataactttcgacgactatgcgcagtgtttgcaaaaggagatcgaaatggttcgcagacaatcatgcatacggtctaaattgcataaagtgtacaccatttcagaatccaaaatcgctctaagtccatacgacgacaagctgtatatcgtacccgattcgaccgacactctgccctggggacattataaaattccgttgtaa